The nucleotide sequence AAAGGGAAATGCACTTTTGGAAAATGTTCATAAGGTTAACTTTATTTTATTATTACTCTGTAAAATGCAATGATAAACAAAAGCAAAAATAACAAAATAGTCACATATCGAAAAGAAAAGAAACTTTTATTTCTCATTTTTTATAAACAAGACATGTATTCCTCGCTTCCCGATACGAAATTTGCCGTCGAAACATTTGAATACAATTTTAAATTATGGACGAACGCAATCTCATCAACGGCTCGCTCGTGTCGTATCTCTCTTGGGCCGCCGATTTTATCTCACCCATACGTTGGTTTCTATTAGCTGCATTCGCATTGGTTTTGGCCGACTTGAAATTCGGTATCGAAGCAGCACGGCATAGGGGCGAAACCATACGCAAAAGCAGGGCAATACGCCGAAGCGCAAACAAAATCATCGACTATCTTTGCTGGATACTGGTCGCCACGAGCTTTGGCGAAGCGTTCGGCACACCGTTCGGGATTCCCATATTACCGGCTCTCGTGCTGTTAGTGGTGTATGGCTGTGAAATCAATTCGTGTTTCAACAATTACTTCGAAGCCCGGGGAAGCAAACTGCGAATCAATATCTTCAAATGGTTAAAAAACAAGTCCGATATTATGGTTCCCTCCGACGATGAAAACGATACCACGAAAACATAAACTTTACATCGGGATAACAGTCGCTCGATAACAATAATTTACGCCAAACATAGCCGGATTAGCTCAAAGTTTTGTATTTTTGCGAAAATTTACAAACATATACCTATGAATATTCTCGACCTAAGCGAACAAGAGATCATTCGTCGTAACAGTCTCGACGAAATGCGCAAATTGGGCATAGAACCCTACCCTGCTGCCGAATATCCTGTAAACGCCTATTCTCAGGAAATAAAAAATAATTTCGTCGATGGTGCGGAAACTCCTCGTCAGGTAGCCATAGCCGGACGTATTATGAGTCGGCGTATCATGGGTAAAGCCTCATTCATCGAGTTGAAAGACTCGGAGGGCCGAATCCAAGTTTATATTTCGCGTGACGACCTCTGCCCGGGAGAAGATAAAGAATTATACAATACCGTATTCAAAAAGCTGCTCGACATCGGCGATTTCATCGGTATTCGCGGATTTGTATTCCGCACCCAAATGGGAGAAATAACGGTCCACGCACAAGAGCTGACAGTACTCGCCAAATCGATACGCCCCCTTCCCATCGTAAAGATGAAAGACGGGGTAGCCTACGACGCTTTCGAAGACCCCGAGCTCCGTTATCGTCAACGCTATGTAGACTTGGTGGTAAACGAAGGAGTAAAAAATATATTCATCAAACGGAACAAAGTGTACACCTCCATGCGGGAATATTTCAACTCTCGTGGATATCTGGAAGTCGAAACACCCATTCTGCAATCGATACCCGGAGGTGCGGCCGCCCGTCCGTTCATCACCCACCACAATGCACTCGACATACCTCTATATTTGCGTATCGCCGATGAATTATATTTGAAACGGCTGATTGTCGGAGGCTTCGAAGGAGTGTACGAATTTTCCAAAAACTTCCGCAACGAAGGCATGGACAGAACGCACAATCCGGAATTTACCTGTATGGAAATCTATGTCTCTTACAAGGACTACAACTGGATGATGGATTTCACCGAAAAAATGTTAGAAAAAATCTGTCTCGACGTAAACGGTACTACCGAAGTCAAAGTCGGTGAAAACACGATCAATTTCAAAACTCCGTTCAAGCGTATCACTATGCTCGACGCCATCAAGGAACACACGGGTATCGACATCAGCGGCATGGACGAAGCACAATTGCGCGAAGTTTGCAAAAAAATCGGGGTCGAGGTCGACGAAACAATGGGCAAAGGAAAAATCATCGACGAAATATTCGGCGAGAAATGCGAAGGCCATTACATACAGCCCACCTTTATCACCGATTATCCCATCGA is from Barnesiella intestinihominis YIT 11860 and encodes:
- the lysS gene encoding lysine--tRNA ligase, with amino-acid sequence MNILDLSEQEIIRRNSLDEMRKLGIEPYPAAEYPVNAYSQEIKNNFVDGAETPRQVAIAGRIMSRRIMGKASFIELKDSEGRIQVYISRDDLCPGEDKELYNTVFKKLLDIGDFIGIRGFVFRTQMGEITVHAQELTVLAKSIRPLPIVKMKDGVAYDAFEDPELRYRQRYVDLVVNEGVKNIFIKRNKVYTSMREYFNSRGYLEVETPILQSIPGGAAARPFITHHNALDIPLYLRIADELYLKRLIVGGFEGVYEFSKNFRNEGMDRTHNPEFTCMEIYVSYKDYNWMMDFTEKMLEKICLDVNGTTEVKVGENTINFKTPFKRITMLDAIKEHTGIDISGMDEAQLREVCKKIGVEVDETMGKGKIIDEIFGEKCEGHYIQPTFITDYPIEMSPLTKRHRNNPELTERFELMVNGKELCNAYSELNDPIDQRLRFEEQLRLSEKGDDEAMFIDNDFIRALEYGMPPTSGMGIGMDRLVMLMTGQTTIQEVLLFPQMRPEKVQKRDNEAAYTTINIPAEWVAPIQKAGYLTVADVAEANPNKMHQEICGINKKYKLELANPTIDDVKEWVENAKR